One Panicum virgatum strain AP13 chromosome 9K, P.virgatum_v5, whole genome shotgun sequence genomic region harbors:
- the LOC120651368 gene encoding auxin transporter-like protein 3: MAAGGGGMADEKAPEAFGLSRHVAEAEMEEEHGGAGGGESSSVKSKLSGLLWHGGSAYDAWFSCASNQVAQVLLTLPYSFAQLGMLSGILFQLFYGLMGSWTAYLISILYLEYRTRKERDKVDYRNHVIQWFEVLDGLLGRHWRNAGLAFNCTFLLFGSVIQLIGCASNIYYVNDRLDKRTWTYIFGACCATTVFIPSFHNYRVWSFLGLVMTTYTAWYIAVASLLHGQVEGVAHSGPTRIVLYFTGATNILYTFGGHAVTVEIMHAMWRPQKFKSIYLLATVYVLTLTLPSAAAAYWAFGDALLTHSNALALLPRTPFRDAAVVLMLIHQFITFGFACTPLYFVWEKLIGLHDCRSLCKRAAARLPVVVPIWFLAIIFPFFGPINSAVGSLLVSFTVYIIPAMAHMVTFRSPQSRENAVERPPRFAGGWTGAYVINSFVVAWVLVVGFGFGGWASITNFVQQVNTFGLFAKCYQCPPHLAAPPPPMAPAPAMPPATAFNATGFFPPVPAPAPAPSPMMNFFLRHHHHRHHGRHGL; this comes from the exons atggctgccggcggcggcggcatggccgaCGAGAAGGCGCCCGAGGCGTTCGGGCTGAGCCGGCacgtggcggaggcggagatggaggaggagcacggcggTGCTGGTGGCGGCGAGTCGTCCAGCGTCAAGTCGAAGCTGTCCGGGCTGCTGTGGCACGGCGGGTCGGCGTACGACGCCTGGTTCAGCTGCGCCTCCAACCAG GTCGCTCAGGTCCTCCTGACCCTTCCCTACTCGTTCGCCCAGCTGGGCATGCTGAGCGGCATCCTGTTCCAGCTCTTCTACGGCCTGATGGGCAGCTGGACGGCGTACCTGATCAGCATCCTGTACCTGGAGTACCGCACCCGGAAGGAGCGCGACAAGGTGGACTACCGGAACCACGTGATCCAGTGGTTCGAGGTCCTGGACGGGCTGCTGGGCCGCCACTGGCGCAACGCCGGCCTCGCCTTCAACTGCAccttcctcctcttcggctCCGTCATCCAGCTCATCGGCTGCGCCAGCAACATCTACTACGTCAACGACCGCCTCGACAAGCGGACGTGGACCTACATCTTCGGCGCCTGCTGCGCCACCACCGTCTTCATCCCCTCCTTCCACAACTACCGGGTCTGGTCCTTCCTCGGCCTCGTCATGACCACCTACACCGCCTGGTACATCGCCGTCGCCTCGCTCCTCCACGGCCAGGTCGAGGGGGTCGCGCACTCGGGGCCCACCAGGATCGTCCTCTACTTCACCGGCGCCACCAACATCCTCTACACATTCGGCGGCCACGCAGTCACAGT GGAGATCATGCACGCGATGTGGCGTCCCCAGAAGTTCAAGTCCATCTACCTGCTGGCCACGGTGTACGTGCTGACGCTGACcctgccgtccgccgccgccgcgtactGGGCGTTCGGCGACGCGCTGCTGACCCACTCGAACGcgctggcgctgctgccgcgCACGCCcttccgcgacgccgccgtggtgcTCATGCTCATCCACCAGTTCATCACCTTCGGGTTCGCGTGCACCCCGCTCTACTTCGTCTGGGAGAAGCTCATCGGCCTCCACGACTGCCGCAGCCTCTgcaagcgcgccgccgccaggctcCCCGTCGTCGTGCCCATCTGGTTCCTCGCCATCATCTTCCCCTTCTTCGGGCCCATCAACTCCGCCGTCGGCTCGCTCCTCGTCAGCTTCACCGTCTACATCATCCCGGCGATGGCGCATATGGTCACCTTCAGGTCGCCGCAGTCCAGGGAG AACGCGGTGGAGCGGCCGCCGAGGTTCGCCGGAGGGTGGACGGGCGCGTACGTGATCAACTCCTTCGTGGTGGCGTGGGTGCTGGTggtcggcttcggcttcggcggcTGGGCCAGCATTACCAACTTCGTGCAGCAGGTCAACACCTTCGGCCTCTTCGCCAAGTGCTACCAGTGCCCGCCGCACctcgctgccccgccgccgcccatggcccCGGCCCCCGCCATGCCACCGGCGACGGCCTTCAACGCCACCGGGTTCTTCCCTCCGGTCCCAgccccagctccggcgccgtcgcccatgatgaacttcttcctccgccaccaccaccacaggcACCACGGCCGCCATGGCCTGTGA